GTTTTAAATCATTTCGTCTTTGAAACAGATAATAACCAAGCGCAGCAGTGCCGTATACCCCGCCTAATCGTTTGTTTTGAATATCTGGGTCCACCTTATCCATTTTCTTTTTGGCTGATTTCGTCGCGTCTACGAGAGACGAGGACAATGTACGTGTTGATTCCCCTACATCTCCTACGATTCGAAAATAGGGTGTTAACGTTTCTAGCTTTTCGTTCACATCAGCTAATGTATCATTGCTATTATGTAGCAAGTTTCCGCTTTCGTTAAGTATTTTATCAAGTTGATTTGGAAGTTGTTCAACTGTCTGATCTACCCCGCTAATCACGCTGGCTAAATTATTCAAAACGCGCGCAAAGTAGATGGCTAATACTAAAAAAGAAATTCCTATTAATAATACCCCGATTCCAACTAAATCCATTTCAGGTCCCTCATTTCAAGTTTGTCATTATAATGATGCTTGCTTCCCTTTTCTCCACGAGCGAATAAGACCAAAACTAAATTCTCCATATTGAATTGCACGAATGAACGGCTTAGTTCCAGCCAGGGATTTATCATTTACATATTTTTCGGTTCGAGATTCCAACTCTCCGCTAACGGTCGCAGTTGTATCCCCTACATCTTGAATAGCTAGAAATAATTCATTCGTTGAGGCAAGTTTTTGATCAATATCTATTGCCGTAGCATTCATTTCTACAATTGTCGCTTCCATCTCAGTAATCATTTTATCCAACTTAGTTTCAATTTCCGACGTTGTTGAACCGAGCGTTGAAATAACTGTAGATGTTCTTAACAGAAGTTTTGCGACATAAATTGCAACTAGTAGAAACGAAATTGCAATCAGAAATACGCCAATATTAACGAGCATTATGAAACAACATCCTTTCGTTGCTGAGTTTACCATCACTAGCTTCATTGTAAAGTTATCTTTGTAAATGGGCAAACATATACGCAGCTATCATTAATTGATTAAAAGTAAAGGTGTGAAAATAATGTTTAGTTTAATTATTATTTTGATGCTTGTGTTATTTATTCCTTTTTTCTCGAACACTGTCGCGCGCAACTTGGAAGCCTTCTTATTTCTCATGGGTACAGCCACTGTTCTTATCAGTCAGGTCTATGACTCGACTTTACTCATTAAAGTTTTCAATGATCCATTAAAGATAACGTTTGCGGTCCTAATTGCTGGTTTTATATTTAAGTGGTTTCAGACACCTATTAAAAAAATTATTCTAGGATTGAGTAAAGCGATGCCGTTAAGATTGTTCCTAGCATTAACAGTAATAACGCTAGGACTTGTTTCAAGTGTGATTACTGCAATTATTGCCGCGATTGTACTCGTAACGATTGTCAGCGTTCTGCATCTCGATCGTAAGTCGGAAGTGCGTCTTGTCGTATTAGCCTGTTATTCTATTGGTCTTGGTGCGGTGTTAACGCCAATTGGCGAGCCTTTATCTACAATAGCAACGAGCAAGTTAAATGAAGACTTTTTTTATTTACTGCAATTGATTGGCCCCAACGTGATTCCAGGGGTCATATTATTCGGGTTACTTGCCGCAGTCCTTATTAAACCGAGTAAAAAAATTAACCAATCATTTAAAACACACAGAACTGAATCAAATTTGGATATTATTATACGCAGTTTTAAAGTATATTTATTCGTAATGGCTTTAACGCTGCTCGGCGCCGGATTCGAGCCATTTATTGAAAAATACTTATTAAACTTAAGCCCGCTTGTTCTTTATTGGATCAATATGATTTCAGCTGTTCTTGATAATGCTACTTTGGCAGCTGCGGAAATTAGTCCATCAATGGATAATTCAACAATACAAGCAATATTGCTGGGACTTCTTGTGAGCGGAGGTATGTTAATACCCGGAAACATTCCAAACATTATAGCCGCCGGGAAGCTTTCGATTACCAGCATTGAATGGGCACGGTTCGCCGTTCCTATTGGATTAATAACAATGGTTGCTTATTTCATTGTTATCATTACAATTGCCTAATCATACAGAAATGAAACGTATTAAAAGATATTCAAGCAGCAATAGCTAGATTTTCATCTCTCCCGCTTTTGCGATATAATAGACAGAGGTGATAAAAAATGGATATTGAACTTTATTTAAAAAGATTTCATGCACTTTCTTTTAAAGAGGTTTCGCTTCAAAACTTAGGTGAAATCCAAAACTTACATTTAGAACACATACCTTTCGAAAATCTAGACGTGATTCGACGTATACCGATCTATTTAAATTTGAAAACAATTTACGAAAAAATTGTAATGAAACATCGCGGTGGATATTGTTATGAAGTGAACGGTTTGTTTCACGCATTGTTATGCGAATTGGGATATGATGCGCATCTCGTTTCCGCTACTGTATTAAGGCAAACAGGGGAATGGGCCAAAGCCGATACCCATGCAGCAATTCTCGTTAATCTTGAAGAACCTTATTTAGTAGATGTCGGATTCGGCGCAGCCTGCCCCCGCCTACCGGTTCCGCTGAACGGTGATAAAAAAGTAGATGTTAACGCGGCGTATACAATTACCCAGATTAATGATCGACAATTTGATTTGGTCTATGAATCGGATAAAGAGCAAAGAACATTGTATAGATTTAACAATGAACCTAAAAATCTACTAGACTTCCATGAAGGTTGCGTATTCAACCAAGTTTCAAAAGACTCTTCCTTTACACATCATGATGTAATTACAAAAGCGACGCCTACCGGGAGAGTTACGCTTACAGATCAAACATTAACAATTATTGAAAATGATTTACGGGAAAAAGTTAATCTGTCGGAATCTGAAAAACAACAGACTTTGAGGGACATATTTAACATACAATTATGATTACGAATAACCTATAGATGAATCGTAATTAAGGGGGAAAAATAATGTGGGTTTGGCTCACTGTACTTCTATGTGGGGGTTATTTTCTAGGATGTCTGCATGGAGCCCGCATTGCGCAGATTATTTCTGGAGTTAATCTGAAAACAGAAGGCGTTAAAAATTTCGGTGCATCGAACGCAACAATTGTACTCGGCAAAAAGTTTGGCGCACTAGTTGCAGCAATTGATATTGGTAAAGGCGTACTTGCAGTCATTCTCGCTCGTACGATTGCAGTTCAATCAAATTTATCGGATGAAAATAGCATAATCTTAATCTTTGCTGCGGGGGCTGCGGTCGTTCTTGGTCATATTTTTCCGTTTTATATGAATTTTAATGGGGGTAAAGGAACTGCAACGGTAATTGGAATCTTATTCGGGATTAATTGGATTTTCGGTTTAATCGCGTTTGTTGTTTTTGTTGTCGTCGCACTAGTAACAGACTATCTCATATTCGGTGTCCTAATGCTTTATATTTCATTATTTATTTTTGCGATGTGGTTTTCAGCCGGAATATGGTCCCCTATGATCGCCTTATCTTTATTCGTAATTGCCATTCTGAAACATTTCGAGAATATACAACGAATGAAAAAAGGCGATGAAAGTCGAATCTCTGCTGTTTTCAAAAAAGGCAAGAAATAATGACTAGGAGAATAATATAATGTGTTTAATTAATTTCCATCTAAAAGATCATCCAAACTACAAATTGATCGTCGCGGCAAATCGCGATGAATTTTATGAGCGCCCTACTCGTCCTGCTCATTTTTGGAAAGACGAGCCGGGTCTGTTAGCGGGGCGCGATTTAGTGCAAATGGGCACATGGTTAGGCATTA
This genomic window from Sporosarcina sp. Marseille-Q4063 contains:
- a CDS encoding DUF948 domain-containing protein — protein: MDLVGIGVLLIGISFLVLAIYFARVLNNLASVISGVDQTVEQLPNQLDKILNESGNLLHNSNDTLADVNEKLETLTPYFRIVGDVGESTRTLSSSLVDATKSAKKKMDKVDPDIQNKRLGGVYGTAALGYYLFQRRNDLKREIPKRSTRKIYEVGERKAMEIEQMKSQSRLENTKNNV
- a CDS encoding DUF948 domain-containing protein, encoding MLVNIGVFLIAISFLLVAIYVAKLLLRTSTVISTLGSTTSEIETKLDKMITEMEATIVEMNATAIDIDQKLASTNELFLAIQDVGDTTATVSGELESRTEKYVNDKSLAGTKPFIRAIQYGEFSFGLIRSWRKGKQASL
- a CDS encoding DUF1646 family protein: MMFSLIIILMLVLFIPFFSNTVARNLEAFLFLMGTATVLISQVYDSTLLIKVFNDPLKITFAVLIAGFIFKWFQTPIKKIILGLSKAMPLRLFLALTVITLGLVSSVITAIIAAIVLVTIVSVLHLDRKSEVRLVVLACYSIGLGAVLTPIGEPLSTIATSKLNEDFFYLLQLIGPNVIPGVILFGLLAAVLIKPSKKINQSFKTHRTESNLDIIIRSFKVYLFVMALTLLGAGFEPFIEKYLLNLSPLVLYWINMISAVLDNATLAAAEISPSMDNSTIQAILLGLLVSGGMLIPGNIPNIIAAGKLSITSIEWARFAVPIGLITMVAYFIVIITIA
- a CDS encoding arylamine N-acetyltransferase → MDIELYLKRFHALSFKEVSLQNLGEIQNLHLEHIPFENLDVIRRIPIYLNLKTIYEKIVMKHRGGYCYEVNGLFHALLCELGYDAHLVSATVLRQTGEWAKADTHAAILVNLEEPYLVDVGFGAACPRLPVPLNGDKKVDVNAAYTITQINDRQFDLVYESDKEQRTLYRFNNEPKNLLDFHEGCVFNQVSKDSSFTHHDVITKATPTGRVTLTDQTLTIIENDLREKVNLSESEKQQTLRDIFNIQL
- a CDS encoding glycerol-3-phosphate acyltransferase yields the protein MWVWLTVLLCGGYFLGCLHGARIAQIISGVNLKTEGVKNFGASNATIVLGKKFGALVAAIDIGKGVLAVILARTIAVQSNLSDENSIILIFAAGAAVVLGHIFPFYMNFNGGKGTATVIGILFGINWIFGLIAFVVFVVVALVTDYLIFGVLMLYISLFIFAMWFSAGIWSPMIALSLFVIAILKHFENIQRMKKGDESRISAVFKKGKK